The following proteins are encoded in a genomic region of Saccharomyces mikatae IFO 1815 strain IFO1815 genome assembly, chromosome: 9:
- the RNR3 gene encoding ribonucleotide-diphosphate reductase subunit RNR3 (similar to Saccharomyces cerevisiae RNR1 (YER070W) and RNR3 (YIL066C); ancestral locus Anc_7.256) codes for MYVIKRDGRKEPVQFDKITSRITRLSYGLDPNRIDAVKVTQRIISGVYSGVTTVELDNLAAETCAYMTTVHPDYATLAARIAISNLHKQTTKQFSKVIEDLHDWINPATGKHAPMISDEIYNIVMENKDTLNSAIVYDRDFKYTYFGFKTLERSYLLRLNGEVAERPQHLVMRVALGIHGSDIDSVLKTYNLMSLRYFTHASPTLFNAGTPHPQMSSCFLIAMKDDSIEGIYDTLKECAMISKTAGGVGLHINNIRSTGSYIAGTNGTSNGLIPMIRVFNNTARYVDQGGNKRPGAFALFLEPWHADIFDFVDIRKTHGKEEIRARDLFPALWIPDLFMKRVQEDGAWTLFSPSAAPGLDDVWGDEFEELYTRYEREGRGKTIKAQKLWYAILQAQTETGTPFMVYKDACNRKTNQQNLGTIKSSNLCCEIVEYSSPDETAVCNLASIALPAFVENSEDGKTATYNFESLHEIAKVITHNLNRVIDRNYYPVPEARNSNMKHRPIALGVQGLADTYMMLRLPFESEEAQTLNKQIFETIYHATLEASCELAQKEGKYSTFEGSPASKGILQFDMWNAKPFGMWDWETLRKDIVEHGLRNSLTMAPMPTASTSQILGYNECFEPVTSNMYSRRVLSGEFQVVNPYLLRDLVDLGIWDDSMKQYLITQNGSIQGLPNVPQELKELYKTVWEISQKTIINMAADRSIYIDQSHSLNLFLQSPSMGKITSMHFYGWKKGLKTGMYYLRTQAASAAIQFTIDQEVADQAATHIASVSELDRPVYVPKGTKFSEQQAASVPTENLDNEKEVSPVPSEQSSVSSAMSNMKLEDGVAPAVPTETIKDDTDEKKCDIYNEKVIACQAPTPEACESCSG; via the coding sequence ATGTATGTCATTAAAAGAGATGGCCGCAAAGAGCCCGTGCAATTCGACAAAATCACTTCTCGTATCACCCGTTTGTCTTACGGATTAGATCCAAACCGTATCGATGCCGTTAAGGTGACTCAGCGTATCATTTCTGGTGTGTACTCTGGTGTCACTACCGTCGAACTAGACAACTTAGCTGCTGAAACATGCGCGTACATGACCACTGTGCATCCTGATTATGCGACGTTGGCTGCTAGGATCGCCATTTCTAACTTGCATAAACAGACGACAAAACAATTTTCTAAAGTTATTGAGGACTTGCATGACTGGATCAACCCTGCTACCGGAAAGCATGCTCCTATGATATCTGATGAAATTTACAATATTGTCATGGAGAACAAAGATACCTTAAACTCGGCGATCGTGTACGACAGAGATTTCAAGTATACATATTTTGGTTTCAAAACATTGGAACGTTCGTACCTGCTAAGGCTAAATGGTGAGGTGGCAGAGCGTCCACAACATTTGGTGATGCGTGTGGCCCTAGGTATCCACGGTAGTGATATCGATTCTGTGCTGAAGACTTACAACTTGATGTCGTTAAGATATTTCACTCACGCTTCGCCAACTTTATTCAACGCTGGTACGCCACACCCACAAATGTCTTCATGTTTCCTGATTGCGATGAAGGATGACTCTATTGAAGGGATCTATGACACGTTAAAAGAATGTGCTATGATTTCCAAAACTGCAGGTGGTGTTGGTCTTCACATCAACAACATTCGTTCCACAGGCTCTTATATTGCTGGTACTAACGGTACTTCAAATGGGTTGATTCCTATGATTCGTGTTTTCAACAATACTGCTCGTTATGTGGACCAAGGTGGTAACAAGAGACCTGGTGCCTTTGCGCTTTTCTTGGAACCATGGCATGCAGACATCTTTGACTTTGTCGATATTAGGAAAACCCATggtaaagaagaaattcgTGCAAGAGATTTGTTCCCAGCGCTATGGATTCCTGATCTTTTTATGAAACGTGTCCAAGAAGATGGAGCCTGGACTTTGTTTTCACCCAGTGCTGCTCCAGGTTTAGATGATGTTTGGGGTGACGAGTTTGAAGAGTTGTATACGCGTTATGAAAGAGAAGGTCGCGGTAAAACTATTAAAGCCCAAAAGTTGTGGTATGCCATCCTACAAGCGCAAACAGAAACAGGTACACCTTTCATGGTTTATAAGGACGCATGCAAcagaaaaacaaatcaaCAGAACTTGGGTACCATCAAATCATCCAATTTATGTTGTGAAATCGTCGAATATTCCTCTCCAGATGAAACCGCTGTCTGTAATTTAGCTTCTATTGCTTTGCCTGCGTTCGTTGAGAACTCTGAAGATGGTAAAACCGCTACGTATAATTTCGAGAGCTTACATGAGATTGCTAAAGTCATTACTCATAACCTGAACAGAGTGATCGACCGTAATTATTATCCAGTTCCTGAGGCTAGAAACTCTAATATGAAGCATAGACCTATTGCTCTGGGTGTTCAAGGGTTAGCAGATACTTATATGATGTTGCGTCTACCATTTGAATCTGAAGAAGCTCAAACCCTGAACAAACAAATTTTCGAAACCATTTACCATGCTACCCTTGAAGCTTCCTGTGAGTTGGCCCAAAAAGAAGGTAAATATTCTACTTTTGAAGGTTCTCCAGCATCTAAAGGTATTTTACAGTTTGACATGTGGAATGCTAAGCCTTTTGGTATGTGGGATTGGGAAACACTAAGAAAAGACATCGTGGAACATGGGTTGAGAAACTCCTTGACAATGGCTCCAATGCCAACCGCTTCAACATCCCAAATTCTTGGATATAATGAATGTTTTGAACCAGTGACTTCAAACATGTACTCTCGTCGTGTCTTGTCTGGTGAATTCCAAGTCGTAAATCCTTATTTATTGCGTGATCTAGTCGACCTGGGTATTTGGGATGATAGTATGAAGCAATATCTAATCACACAAAATGGTTCCATTCAGGGCTTACCAAATGTGCCACAGGAATTGAAGGAATTATACAAAACTGTCTGGgaaatttctcaaaaaacCATTATCAACATGGCTGCTGATCGTTCCATCTACATTGACCAATCCCACTCCTTGAACCTTTTCTTACAATCACCATCAATGGGTAAGATTACGAGCATGCATTTCTATGGCTGGAAGAAAGGTTTGAAAACTGGTATGTACTACTTAAGAACACAGGCTGCCTCTGCTGCTATCCAGTTTACTATCGATCAAGAGGTTGCCGATCAAGCTGCTACACATATTGCTTCGGTTTCAGAATTGGATCGCCCCGTTTATGTTCCAAAAGGTACGAAATTCTCTGAACAACAAGCCGCATCAGTGCCTACTGAAAACTTagataatgaaaaggaagtaTCACCAGTTCCATCTGAGCAATCTTCGGTTTCAAGTGCGATGTCAAATATGAAATTAGAAGACGGGGTCGCCCCTGCAGTTCCAACGGAAACAATCAAGGATGATACTGACGAGAAAAAATGTGACAtttataatgaaaaagtaaTTGCTTGCCAGGCCCCCACTCCAGAAGCATGTGAATCATGTTCCGGTTGA
- the FIS1 gene encoding Fis1p (similar to Saccharomyces cerevisiae FIS1 (YIL065C); ancestral locus Anc_7.255) gives MTKVDFWPTLKDAYEPLYPQQLEILRQQVVSEGGPTATIQSRFNYSWGLIKSIDTNDERLGVKILTDIYKEAESRRRECLYYLTIGCYKLGEYSMAKRYVDTLFEHERNNKQVGALKSMVEDKIQKETLKGVVVAGGVLAGAVAVASFFLRNKRR, from the coding sequence ATGACTAAGGTAGATTTTTGGCCAACTCTTAAGGATGCATACGAACCACTCTATCCCCAACAGCTGGAGATTTTACGCCAGCAAGTCGTCTCTGAGGGGGGACCCACCGCCACCATACAATCAAGATTTAACTACTCATGGGGGTTGATCAAATCCATTGACACAAATGACGAAAGACTCGGCGTGAAAATCCTCACGGACATTTACAAAGAGGCAGAGTCCCGTAGACGGGAATGCTTATATTACTTGACTATTGGTTGCTACAAACTGGGTGAATACTCCATGGCAAAGCGATATGTTGATACGCTGTTTGAACATGAGCGTAACAACAAGCAGGTGGGCGCTTTGAAGAGTATGGTGGAGGACAAGATTCAGAAGGAAACACTCAAAGGTGTCGTTGTAGCTGGGGGAGTCCTGGCCGGCGCTGTGGCCGTGGctagtttctttttaagaaacaaaagaaggtAG
- the EFM4 gene encoding Efm4p (similar to Saccharomyces cerevisiae SEE1 (YIL064W); ancestral locus Anc_7.254) codes for MQDTTESSTSKLGTKKYWDELYALELENFRRNPQDTGDCWFSDSDAEQKMIDFLVDNIGAYRITEDASVVDIGTGNGHLLFELHETEFQGKLVGIDYSEESVKLATNIAEATGVEKFISFQQADIFSEDWNPERYDIVLDKGTLDAISLSGVKINGGLDVVDVYAGVVEKTLKKDGVFLITSCNFTQGELIKIIETDNLKMWKTIKYPVFQFGGVQGATICSVAFVKQN; via the coding sequence ATGCAGGACACAACAGAATCCAGCACATCGAAACTTGGCACAAAAAAATACTGGGACGAACTATATGCCTTGGAGCTGGAGAATTTTAGGCGAAATCCGCAGGATACCGGAGACTGTTGGTTTAGCGATAGCGATGCGGAACAAAAGATGATTGATTTCCTGGTAGACAACATCGGTGCGTACAGAATTACAGAGGATGCATCTGTTGTGGACATTGGAACAGGTAACGGACACTTGTTGTTTGAACTGCACGAAACGGAATTCCAGGGCAAATTGGTTGGGATAGACTATTCTGAGGAAAGTGTTAAGCTCGCCACTAACATAGCAGAGGCTACCGGCgtggaaaaattcatcagTTTCCAGCAAGCAGACATCTTTAGTGAGGACTGGAACCCGGAAAGATATGACATTGTGCTGGATAAGGGAACGTTGGATGCAATTTCATTAAGCGGAGTTAAGATCAATGGCGGGCTTGACGTAGTTGATGTATACGCCGGAGTGGTGGAgaaaactttgaagaaagacgGTGTTTTCTTGATCACTTCTTGTAATTTTACACAAGGTGAGCTAATAAAGATCATAGAGACGGATAATTTAAAAATGtggaaaacaataaaataccCAGTTTTCCAGTTCGGCGGTGTCCAAGGAGCTACCATATGTAGTGTAGCATTTGTTAAACAAAACtga
- the YRB2 gene encoding Yrb2p (similar to Saccharomyces cerevisiae YRB2 (YIL063C); ancestral locus Anc_7.253): protein MSETNNSNATKEKSEVEQAAVECPIGELDKSAKRPRENNQDKQGKEISDKSETTNDDNHEKRDKEAKKDHELPHKKVKTNDGSAAGTAAVECDKKKDKFVFGAASKFGTGFGIAKKDMKDGELANSVKSSSASDSKTEKSFAFGSGLSFGSGFKILKNKADNNSGDENKAPNDEEKVGDGSETLARASEEPNDNPKPLKLQKQEIRSGEESEECIYQVNAKLYQLSKIEEGWKERGVGVIKVNKSKEDKEKTRIVMRCRGILKVILNIQLVKGFTVQKGFTGSLQSEKFIRLLAVDDNGDPAQYAIKTGKKETTDELYNIIVKSVPK from the coding sequence ATGAGTGAGACCAATAATAGTAATGCCACCAAGGAAAAGTCTGAGGTGGAACAGGCTGCAGTTGAATGTCCCATTGGTGAACTAGACAAAAGTGCTAAAAGACCAAGGGAAAATAACCAGGAtaaacaaggaaaagaaataagcGACAAATCAGAAACAACCAATGATGATAACCATGAGAAGAGGGACAAGGAAGCGAAAAAAGACCATGAGTTACCACACAAAAAGGTCAAGACTAATGACGGAAGTGCCGCAGGTACTGCTGCTGTAGAATGTgacaaaaagaaggataAATTTGTATTTGGGGCGGCATCTAAATTTGGGACTGGGTTCGGTATTGCCAAGAAGGACATGAAAGATGGAGAGCTAGCCAACAGTGTCAAATCGTCGTCGGCTTCTGATAGCAAAACAGAGAAGTCATTTGCATTTGGTTCTGGTCTGTCTTTTGGCAGCGGcttcaaaatattgaaaaataaagcagACAACAACTCTGGAGATGAGAACAAAGCCCCCAAcgacgaagaaaaagttggtGATGGATCTGAAACACTGGCAAGGGCCTCAGAAGAACCGAACGACAACCCAAAACCTCTTAAATTgcaaaaacaagaaattagaTCAGGTGAAGAGTCTGAAGAGTGTATATACCAAGTCAATGCTAAACTATATCAACTCtccaaaattgaagaaggcTGGAAGGAGAGAGGTGTTGGTGTCATCAAGGTTAATAAAAGCAAAGAAGATAAGGAGAAAACGCGTATTGTCATGAGGTGCCGCGGTATCTTGAAAGTCATTTTAAATATTCAGCTAGTCAAGGGATTTACTGTGCAGAAGGGGTTTACGGGTTCCTTGCAGAGCGAGAAGTTCATAAGATTACTAGCAGTCGACGACAACGGTGACCCCGCACAATATGCTATAAAGACTGGTAAGAAAGAGACCACGGATGAATTGTATAACATTATAGTCAAGTCCGTTCCTAAATAA
- the ARC15 gene encoding Arc15p (similar to Saccharomyces cerevisiae ARC15 (YIL062C); ancestral locus Anc_7.252), with protein sequence MEADWRRIDIDAYDPESGRLTAADLVPPYQTTVTLQELQPRMNQLRSLATSGDSTGAVQLLTTDPPYSADTATKEQYFGSVLEALTQVRQADIGNVIKTLSDSQKDVLVKYLYKGMSVPQGQKQGGILLAWLEKVTQVSGVTPIVHYISDRRTV encoded by the coding sequence ATGGAAGCAGACTGGAGGAGAATTGACATCGATGCATATGATCCGGAGAGCGGTAGGCTGACTGCTGCCGATCTAGTACCACCATATCAAACCACCGTCACATTACAAGAATTACAACCTCGAATGAATCAATTGCGCTCACTAGCTACAAGTGGAGACTCTACGGGGGCCGTTCAATTGCTCACAACCGATCCTCCATACAGTGCAGACACTGCGACAAAGGAGCAGTACTTTGGAAGCGTTCTTGAGGCATTGACGCAAGTTAGACAAGCCGATATTGGCAATGTAATCAAAACCTTGAGTGATTCTCAGAAGGATGTGCTGGTGAAATATCTCTATAAAGGAATGTCTGTACCCCAGGGTCAGAAACAAGGGGGGATCTTGCTTGCTTGGTTGGAAAAAGTCACTCAAGTAAGTGGTGTAACACCTATCGTTCATTATATATCGGATAGAAGAACCGTATGA
- the SNP1 gene encoding U1 snRNP complex subunit SNP1 (similar to Saccharomyces cerevisiae SNP1 (YIL061C); ancestral locus Anc_7.250) yields the protein MSYNLSKYPDDVSRLFRPRPPLSYKRPTDYPYAKRQTNPNITGVANLLSTSLKHYMEEYQEGSPNDHLQRYEDIKLSKIKNAQLLDRRLQNWNPNSDPHIKDTDPYRTIFIGRLPYDLDEVELQKHFVKFGEIEKIRIVKDKITQKSRGYAFIVFKDPMSSKMAFKEIGVHRGIQIKDRVCIVDIERGRTVKYFKPRRLGGGLGGRGYSNRDSRLPGRFASSSIANLTERNYAPRPPRREPSSSAYNSDRYGSSTSDTRYHGNRPLLSASAPTAAVTSVYKSRNSRTRESQPAAKEMPDY from the coding sequence ATGAGTTATAATCTATCCAAATATCCTGACGATGTGTCAAGACTTTTCAGACCAAGGCCGCCTTTGTCTTACAAAAGACCAACAGATTATCCATATGCGAAGAGACAAACAAACCCAAATATCACTGGTGTCGCAAACTTACTATCAACCTCTTTGAAGCACTATATGGAGGAGTATCAGGAAGGATCTCCAAACGACCATCTCCAAAGATATGAAGACATCAAACTTTCCAAGATCAAAAATGCCCAATTGTTAGATCGGAGACTACAAAATTGGAATCCAAACAGCGACCCTCATATCAAGGACACAGATCCCTACAGAACAATATTTATTGGGAGGTTACCATACGACCTTGACGAAGTTGAACTGCAAAAACATTTTGTTAAGTTTGGcgagattgaaaaaattagaatAGTCAAGGATAAGATCACCCAGAAGAGCAGAGGTTATGCCTTCATAGTGTTCAAAGACCCAATGAGTAGCAAGATGGCATTTAAGGAAATCGGAGTACACAGGGGTATTCAAATCAAAGACAGGGTCTGTATAGTCGATATAGAAAGAGGCAGAACTGTCAAATATTTCAAGCCAAGAAGATTGGGCGGTGGCCTAGGAGGCAGAGGCTACTCCAACAGAGATAGCAGACTTCCAGGAAGATTTGCAAGCTCAAGCATAGCCAATCTCacagaaagaaattacgCTCCCAGGCCGCCACGCAGAGAACCTTCTTCCTCCGCATATAACTCTGATAGATACGGCAGTTCCACATCGGACACGAGATACCACGGCAACAGGCCCTTGCTTTCCGCCTCCGCTCCAACAGCTGCTGTTACTTCTGTATATAAATCAAGAAACTCGCGGACTAGGGAATCTCAACCAGCTGCCAAAGAAATGCCTGACTATTGA
- the RGI2 gene encoding Rgi2p (similar to Saccharomyces cerevisiae RGI1 (YER067W) and RGI2 (YIL057C); ancestral locus Anc_7.248), with the protein MTKKDKKAKGPKMSTITTKSGESLKVFEDLHDFGTYLKGETEDQEFDHVHCQLKYYPPFVLHDAHDDPEKIKETANSHSKKFVRHLHQHVEKHLLKDIKTAINKPELKFHDKKKQESFEKIVWNYGEETELNAKKFKVSVEVVCKHDGAMVDVDYKTEPVQPLI; encoded by the coding sequence ATGACgaaaaaagataagaaagCAAAGGGTCCTAAGATGTCCACCATTACCACCAAAAGTGGCGAATCCTTGAAAGTCTTTGAAGATTTGCATGATTTTGGAACATATTTGAAGGGCGAGACGGAAGACCAAGAGTTCGATCACGTTCACTGCCAATTGAAGTATTATCCGCCTTTTGTATTGCATGATGCGCACGACGATCCGgaaaagatcaaagaaACGGCCAACTCGCACTCGAAGAAGTTTGTTCGTCATTTACACCAGCATGTTGAGAAACATTTGTTGAAGGACATCAAGACCGCCATCAACAAGCCGGAATTGAAATTCCATgataagaaaaagcaagagtcctttgaaaagatcGTCTGGAATTATGGTGAAGAAACGGAGTTGAACGCCAAGAAATTTAAGGTATCCGTTGAAGTCGTATGTAAGCACGATGGTGCGATGGTGGATGTTGATTACAAGACAGAACCCGTACAGCCACTTATTTAG
- the VHR1 gene encoding Vhr1p (similar to Saccharomyces cerevisiae VHR2 (YER064C) and VHR1 (YIL056W); ancestral locus Anc_7.246), whose amino-acid sequence MNGPPTFTQYRINKFSGNGATHKIRELLNFNDEKKWKQFSSRRLELIDKFQLSQYKASEQDQNIKQIATILRTEFGYPVSCSKEFEKLVTAAVQSVRRNRKRSKKRYALSIANGGSGNANNSISSNSTSDDEISPSIYQRANSEFLPTSNYTADFQVSNKFQPLMSHQSPSGTIFATMSNQEDLSPSVTSTQQKYNDIVTMLVHDLVTNVVPLSEQALKDPYTGPNLSHFATSSLSQPPNITANIPIDSTVPFFLREKLLLQIQRSRTCQDISQAAGSIDIYSNLEILGEMSIRMSIAFVIERFFSNLVSSSMKYITSKTCSPENLALLSQRLFGSATRHNLSHFPAAQVQLRLLYLVIGGIVKDFGFDPTLYPLSEIIHHIVMVQYPLASSCASTSSSSPNKRVKRSPPAVSGDIMMNNNTLSNRATLLTTLPMKPQLANKDVNRRVIIRFNDQEQAFTFHQLSNGPPTVSEILDNCRNLFNIINKNKNFGIFHNDSLLNDETLARLFDSFSSSEIHLTIRDISSIPLPDTKVPVPITLPKMSCLGDNPPIPSIQLVSHEKDDPKKSSLTAFDNIINRISKSPMNEDNSNTTLNTNTTALNTNNNDNNEAVPVPYVTKNKNSFQNGNLPQPVFQPLL is encoded by the coding sequence ATGAACGGTCCTCCAACTTTTACTCAATATAGAATAAATAAGTTTTCTGGGAATGGAGCTACCCATAAGATTAGAGAGCTATTAAATTTCaacgatgaaaaaaaatggaaacaGTTTTCGAGCAGAAGATTAGAGTTGATAGACAAGTTCCAACTAAGTCAATATAAGGCAAGCGAACAAGATCAAAACATAAAGCAAATTGCTACAATATTGAGAACGGAATTCGGGTACCCTGTAAGCTGTTCTAAAGAATTTGAGAAGCTAGTCACTGCTGCTGTACAATCCGTAAGAAGAAACAGGAAACGATCAAAAAAACGCTACGCTTTAAGTATAGCCAACGGCGGGAGCGGTAATGCCAACAATAGCATCTCGTCAAATTCCACTTCTGATGATGAGATCTCTCCCTCCATTTACCAGCGTGCCAATTCGGAATTCTTACCCACCTCCAATTATACTGCAGATTTCCAGGTCTCGAACAAATTCCAACCTCTTATGAGTCATCAGAGCCCCAGCGGAACAATTTTCGCTACTATGAGCAATCAAGAAGATCTATCTCCATCGGTCACTTCTACTCAGCAAAAGTATAACGATATAGTCACTATGTTAGTACACGACCTGGTTACAAATGTTGTGCCCTTATCAGAACAGGCTCTGAAGGACCCATATACGGGACCAAACTTGTCTCACTTTGCTACATCTTCCCTCAGCCAGCCACCCAACATTACCGCAAACATCCCGATAGATTCCACAGTAccctttttcttgagaGAAAAATTGCTCCTTCAAATCCAAAGATCAAGAACTTGTCAAGACATTTCGCAGGCTGCAGGATCCATTGACATTTACTCCAATCTGGAAATTTTAGGTGAGATGTCAATCCGAATGTCTATCGCATTTGTCATTGAACGATTTTTCTCCAATTTGGTATCTTCCTCAATGAAGTATATCACTTCCAAGACCTGCTCTCCTGAAAATCTGGCTTTATTATCTCAAAGACTCTTTGGCTCCGCTACAAGGCATAACTTATCTCATTTTCCTGCTGCTCAAGTGCAACTAAGACTACTGTATTTGGTCATAGGTGGTATTGTAAAGGATTTCGGTTTCGACCCTACGTTATATCCTTTAAGTGAAATCATACATCATATTGTAATGGTTCAGTATCCTTTGGCTAGCTCTTGTGCGTCCACATCTTCCTCCTCACCTAACAAGAGGGTCAAGAGGAGCCCTCCTGCCGTTTCAGGCGACATTATGATGAATAATAACACACTATCGAATAGGGCTACCCTATTAACCACGTTACCCATGAAACCTCAATTGGCTAATAAGGATGTTAATCGTAGAGTCATCATTAGATTCAATGATCAAGAACAGGCCTTCACTTTCCATCAGTTGAGTAATGGCCCACCCACGGTCTCAGAAATTTTGGACAACTGTAGAAACTTATTcaatattatcaacaagaacaaaaatttcGGTATCTTCCATAACGATAGCCTACTGAATGACGAAACTTTGGCAAGGTTGtttgattctttttcttcaagcGAAATTCATCTTACCATCAGAGACATTTCCAGCATTCCACTACCAGATACCAAAGTACCAGTGCCCATCACACTACCCAAAATGTCATGCTTAGGGGATAACCCCCCTATACCTTCCATTCAATTGGTATCACATGAGAAAGATGATCCAAAAAAGTCAAGCCTAACAGCTTTTGATAACATTATTAATAGAATATCTAAATCGCCAATGAATGAAGATAACAGTAACACCACTCTAAACACCAATACCACCGCTCTCAAcacaaataataatgataataacgAAGCTGTACCCGTACCTTACGTcacaaagaataaaaattcttttcaaaatggcAATCTACCCCAGCCGGTTTTCCAACCTTTGCTATGA